From the genome of Streptomyces sp. NBC_01317, one region includes:
- a CDS encoding ATP-binding cassette domain-containing protein, with protein sequence MTLLLERVTFTYRRRRRPVLSRFTYEVPDHGLTILLGPNGAGKSTTLALLAGIVAPTVGRVLFSDTNLTSASREYRRHVAWLPQRVPTSPQLTAREYVAYIAWLKGESRSHAWDRAGVALERVGLAEQSGQKTAGLSGGQLRRVGIACALAHDARVILLDEPTAGLDPHQRSVFRDVLGKIARSTPVLMSTHDVIDLADAATTVTLMESGRVLHHGDTQSFLDHARSDAAPGRRAESAYSALMRLDSSR encoded by the coding sequence ATGACTCTCCTGCTCGAACGTGTCACCTTCACCTACCGGCGCAGGCGCCGCCCCGTTCTCTCCCGTTTCACCTACGAGGTACCGGACCACGGTCTGACGATCTTGCTCGGCCCCAATGGAGCGGGAAAGTCCACGACGCTGGCCCTTCTCGCGGGTATCGTCGCGCCGACCGTGGGCCGAGTGCTGTTCAGCGACACGAACCTCACCTCCGCCAGCCGTGAATACCGCCGTCACGTGGCCTGGCTACCGCAGCGGGTGCCTACTTCTCCTCAGCTGACCGCGCGCGAGTACGTGGCCTACATCGCCTGGCTGAAGGGCGAGAGCCGCTCCCACGCGTGGGACCGGGCCGGCGTCGCCCTTGAGCGGGTCGGTCTCGCCGAACAGTCCGGACAGAAGACGGCCGGCCTCTCCGGGGGACAACTCCGGCGTGTCGGTATCGCTTGTGCCCTCGCCCACGACGCCCGCGTCATTCTTCTGGACGAACCGACAGCGGGTCTCGACCCTCATCAGCGTTCCGTGTTCCGTGACGTCCTGGGGAAAATCGCGCGGAGTACCCCGGTCCTGATGTCAACCCATGACGTGATCGACCTGGCCGACGCGGCCACCACTGTCACCCTCATGGAGTCCGGCCGGGTACTCCACCATGGCGATACACAGAGCTTCCTCGACCATGCCCGTTCGGATGCCGCCCCGGGGCGGCGGGCGGAGTCCGCGTACTCCGCCCTCATGCGTCTCGACAGTTCGCGATGA
- a CDS encoding alpha/beta hydrolase, whose product MPDPGAHDPVVRDAAETESAFSHPVVPPDATVAYGDHPDQVIDFYAPRGNQERVPLVVVLHGGAWRARYDRAHLTPFADFLARRGFAVANVEYRRGPGIPHQGIDTPQPETDRPTAGRWPETFDDVAAAMDALPALVTSAVPQADARRIVVTGHSAGGHLALWASARHVLPEGSPWRLPHPPPLRGVVALAPIADLARAVELDVCGGAIVQLLGGEPHFEDRRPSADPASLLPTGIATAVVQGRTDLTVPYEVAEAYVDAAAKAGETVGLTLLPDVGHFPLIDPAADACAVVAEEIAQLAW is encoded by the coding sequence ATGCCGGACCCCGGCGCGCACGATCCCGTGGTTCGTGACGCAGCAGAGACCGAGTCGGCCTTCTCCCACCCGGTCGTCCCGCCCGACGCGACGGTCGCGTACGGCGATCACCCCGATCAGGTGATCGACTTCTACGCGCCCCGGGGCAACCAGGAACGGGTCCCGCTCGTCGTGGTGCTCCACGGCGGCGCCTGGCGCGCGCGGTACGACCGGGCGCACCTCACGCCGTTCGCGGACTTCCTGGCGCGCCGGGGCTTCGCCGTGGCGAACGTGGAGTACCGGCGCGGTCCCGGCATCCCGCACCAGGGCATTGACACCCCGCAGCCGGAGACCGACCGTCCGACGGCGGGCCGCTGGCCGGAGACGTTCGACGACGTGGCCGCCGCGATGGACGCGCTGCCCGCCCTGGTCACGTCCGCCGTACCGCAGGCCGACGCGCGCCGGATCGTGGTGACAGGCCACTCGGCGGGCGGCCACCTGGCGCTGTGGGCGTCGGCCCGCCATGTGCTCCCGGAGGGCTCACCCTGGCGCCTGCCGCACCCGCCACCGCTGCGCGGCGTCGTGGCGCTCGCCCCGATCGCGGACCTCGCGCGGGCGGTGGAACTGGACGTGTGCGGCGGCGCCATCGTCCAGCTCCTGGGCGGAGAGCCCCACTTCGAGGACCGCCGCCCGAGCGCCGACCCGGCGTCCCTGCTGCCCACGGGCATCGCCACGGCGGTGGTCCAGGGCCGCACCGACCTGACGGTGCCGTACGAGGTGGCGGAGGCGTACGTGGACGCGGCGGCCAAGGCAGGCGAAACGGTGGGCCTGACCCTGCTCCCGGACGTGGGCCACTTCCCCCTGATCGACCCGGCGGCGGACGCGTGCGCGGTGGTGGCGGAGGAGATCGCACAACTGGCGTGGTGA
- the kynU gene encoding kynureninase gives MSDTTRIAAPASLAAKAAALDAADELAGRRDLFALDDHSVYLDGNSLGALPRHVPDRMRDVIGRQWGELRIRSWTEGDWWTAPERIGDRIAPLVGAGPGQIVVGDSTSVNVFKALVAAVRLLDPTDPARDEILVDATTFPSDGYIAHSAARMTGKPLVPVDPAELLGSVGPRTAVVLMNQVDFRTGRLHDLPGITAAVHEAGALAVWDLCHSAGALPVGLDAHGVDLAVGCTYKYLNGGPGSPAFLYVARRHQAAFDSPLPGWTSHADPFAMASDFEAADGATRGRVGTPDILSMLALEAALDVWDGVGIETVRAKSLALTDFFLECVEAYAPPGRVSSLTPSAHAERGSQVALRCAEAPAVMDTLIARGVVGDLRRPDVLRFGFTPLYVGFADAERAARVLGEVLAEVPAGG, from the coding sequence ATGTCTGACACGACCCGTATCGCCGCGCCCGCTTCCCTTGCTGCAAAAGCCGCCGCTCTCGACGCGGCCGACGAACTGGCCGGCCGCCGCGATCTCTTCGCGCTCGACGACCACTCCGTCTACCTGGACGGGAACTCGCTCGGCGCGCTGCCCCGCCACGTACCCGACCGTATGCGCGACGTCATCGGCCGCCAGTGGGGCGAGCTGCGGATCCGGTCCTGGACCGAGGGTGACTGGTGGACGGCGCCGGAGCGGATCGGCGACCGGATCGCCCCGCTCGTCGGCGCCGGACCGGGGCAGATCGTCGTCGGCGACTCGACCAGCGTGAACGTCTTCAAGGCCCTGGTGGCCGCCGTCCGGCTGCTCGACCCCACGGACCCGGCGAGGGACGAGATCCTGGTCGACGCCACGACGTTCCCCAGCGACGGGTACATCGCGCACTCCGCCGCCCGGATGACGGGCAAGCCGCTCGTCCCCGTCGATCCGGCGGAGCTGCTGGGGTCCGTCGGCCCGCGCACGGCCGTCGTGCTGATGAACCAGGTCGATTTCCGTACGGGCCGGCTGCACGACCTCCCGGGGATCACGGCGGCCGTGCACGAGGCGGGCGCGCTCGCCGTCTGGGACCTGTGCCACAGCGCGGGCGCGCTGCCGGTGGGCCTGGACGCGCACGGGGTGGACCTCGCGGTGGGGTGCACGTACAAGTATCTGAACGGCGGGCCGGGTTCGCCCGCCTTCCTGTACGTGGCCCGGCGCCACCAGGCCGCTTTCGACTCGCCGCTGCCGGGCTGGACCTCGCACGCCGATCCGTTCGCGATGGCGTCGGACTTCGAGGCGGCGGACGGCGCGACGCGGGGCCGGGTCGGTACGCCCGACATCCTCTCGATGCTGGCGCTGGAGGCGGCGCTCGACGTCTGGGACGGGGTGGGGATCGAGACCGTACGGGCGAAGAGCCTGGCGCTCACGGACTTCTTCCTGGAGTGCGTGGAGGCGTACGCCCCGCCGGGCCGGGTCAGCTCGCTGACCCCTTCGGCGCACGCGGAACGCGGCAGCCAGGTCGCCCTGCGCTGCGCCGAGGCCCCGGCGGTGATGGACACGCTCATCGCGCGCGGGGTGGTGGGCGACCTCCGCAGGCCGGACGTGCTGCGGTTCGGCTTCACGCCGCTGTACGTGGGTTTCGCGGACGCGGAACGGGCGGCGCGGGTGCTGGGCGAGGTACTGGCGGAGGTACCGGCCGGCGGATGA